One window of the Spirochaetaceae bacterium genome contains the following:
- a CDS encoding virulence factor gives MAEYRVLRWQEIPAQVRASGGGVRVSGQLPPRYQEEIDRVAMEEGLYGSDEYLEQWKWGPREQRDGDPREVLDAVIAELVAEWDRTLFGESAAPS, from the coding sequence ATGGCTGAGTACCGCGTCCTCAGGTGGCAGGAGATACCCGCCCAGGTGCGCGCCTCCGGCGGCGGAGTACGCGTTTCAGGCCAGCTCCCACCGCGCTACCAGGAAGAGATCGACCGCGTGGCCATGGAGGAGGGCCTGTACGGCTCGGACGAGTACCTGGAGCAGTGGAAGTGGGGCCCCCGCGAGCAGCGCGACGGCGACCCGCGGGAGGTGCTCGACGCCGTGATCGCCGAACTGGTCGCGGAGTGGGACCGCACGCTGTTCGGCGAGTCTGCCGCCCCGAGCTGA
- a CDS encoding dihydropteroate synthase codes for MNDTFIVIGENIHTTRVLRRKGSRISDLPGGSQAVNYRTKSGEMRYLPIPDTVRTTQDFEEGRVKHVQIAVREAMAGSAGAAEGLRYLHRLAQRQEDAGAHFLDLNVDEISLRLEDQQEAMGWLVRTIRRASRLPLSIDSSNIDIIRAGLEASSDGSDGARGLLNSASLERLEALDLAREFDVQVIVTAAGESGMPTDTAERVANASRVVDAALQRGIPAADIYVDPLVFPIAVDQEFGNHCLAAIRELRERYGAELHITGGFSNVSFGMPQRRLINDVFLRLAIDAGADSGILDPVTSHIDSVLGLDRGSRRYRMAADLLLGRDQYCASFIRAHRKGELVSDG; via the coding sequence ATGAACGACACATTCATCGTAATCGGCGAGAACATCCACACTACCCGCGTGCTGCGCCGCAAGGGCAGCCGGATCAGCGACCTTCCCGGTGGTTCGCAGGCGGTGAACTATCGCACCAAGTCGGGCGAGATGCGCTATCTGCCGATTCCGGATACGGTTCGGACCACCCAGGACTTCGAAGAGGGCCGCGTAAAGCACGTGCAGATCGCGGTCCGCGAAGCGATGGCGGGCAGCGCGGGGGCGGCCGAGGGGCTCCGCTACCTGCACCGGCTGGCGCAACGCCAGGAGGACGCCGGCGCCCACTTTCTCGACCTCAACGTGGACGAGATTTCGCTTCGGCTGGAAGATCAGCAGGAGGCGATGGGCTGGCTGGTGCGGACGATACGGCGCGCGAGCCGCCTGCCGCTGTCGATCGACTCATCCAACATCGACATCATCCGGGCCGGGCTGGAGGCGTCGAGCGACGGCTCGGACGGCGCGCGCGGGCTGCTCAACTCCGCCTCCCTGGAGCGGCTCGAAGCGCTCGACCTGGCGCGCGAGTTTGACGTGCAGGTGATCGTGACCGCCGCCGGCGAGTCGGGCATGCCGACCGACACCGCGGAACGGGTGGCGAACGCGTCCCGGGTGGTGGACGCGGCGCTGCAGCGCGGCATCCCGGCAGCGGATATCTACGTGGACCCGCTGGTGTTTCCGATCGCGGTGGACCAGGAGTTCGGCAACCACTGCCTGGCGGCCATTCGCGAGCTGCGCGAGCGTTACGGCGCCGAATTGCATATCACTGGCGGCTTCAGCAACGTCTCCTTCGGCATGCCGCAGCGGCGCCTGATCAATGACGTGTTCCTGCGCCTGGCGATCGACGCCGGCGCCGACAGCGGCATCCTCGACCCGGTCACCAGCCACATCGACAGCGTGCTCGGCCTCGACCGCGGCTCGCGCCGCTACCGGATGGCTGCCGACCTGTTGCTCGGCCGCGACCAGTACTGCGCGTCGTTCATCCGCGCGCACCGCAAGGGAGAGCTGGTGAGCGATGGCTGA